GGCGAGCCTGCATAATAAAATGAAAATGCCCTTGGCAGCTTTGAAAGCTGCCAAGGGCATTTTTTACTTATTCTAACCGAGACTTTGCTCCTGGAGCGCCTGCTCTTGCGGGGCGTCGTCGGAGACGATCGGCTCTACATGGCGTTCCACCCAGAGGGGGCTGTGCTTTTCCGCTACCGCCAAAGGGATAGTGCCGTCGCCGAACATCGCTTTGAACTCCGCTTGATTGTAAATGCCTAAGCCAATATGGGCTAAGGTAGAAACGCCCAAGAGCAAACCAATCCATTCGTGCCCTAAACCCAGCCAATAAGCGATTTCGCGCGGGGTTATCGGTAAGAAGGCGTATAGTACCCAGCCGCTGACCATGAGAAAAATGCCGCCGTGCAGCATGAGCGCCCCCATGCTTTTTTGGCCGGAGTTCATTTTGTCCATGGGAGGAACAGGAATTTCTTTTTTGAAAACGATTTTATGCATGTAGCCGCCGCCGACAAGCATCCAGCGCAGATCATTCATCGTCCATTCGGAAATATGGCGGATGAAGGCTACGACGCGGTCAGTCGCCAAAATC
This sequence is a window from Anaeromusa acidaminophila DSM 3853. Protein-coding genes within it:
- a CDS encoding cytochrome b/b6 domain-containing protein, encoding MQQEPRILRHPLASRIFHWSLILGFLPAALSGFVIWWKPAGEDFVNLAMRIHIIGATIFTVASILFTILATDRVVAFIRHISEWTMNDLRWMLVGGGYMHKIVFKKEIPVPPMDKMNSGQKSMGALMLHGGIFLMVSGWVLYAFLPITPREIAYWLGLGHEWIGLLLGVSTLAHIGLGIYNQAEFKAMFGDGTIPLAVAEKHSPLWVERHVEPIVSDDAPQEQALQEQSLG